The Castanea sativa cultivar Marrone di Chiusa Pesio chromosome 11, ASM4071231v1 genome contains a region encoding:
- the LOC142615219 gene encoding putative disease resistance RPP13-like protein 1: protein MAGALVGGAFLSAFLQVAFERLASRDFRDFLKGRKDIDGLLKKLKMLLRSANVVLVDAEDNQYTNPDVKEWLADLQDAVYDADDLLDEIALRCKLQAESQTGTSEVRNFITAFVDSFDKEIPFKLEKILADLDSIIDQMGILSLKKDIVGVKLSSPPSQTKTSCPETCDMIGRDMDKEEIFKLWQLDVASKICVVPIVGMGGIGKSTLAQFVFNDEKVKKSFDLKAWVYVSENFDNLEILKAIYEGINGAASNVQYLQSLEIEIQKTLKGKKFFLVLDDVWNENYGVWDNFIKVFKCEAQEVKIIVTTRSEKVARVVTDSTHYFLNELSNEDCMKIFVHSAFGNRNPNEFTHLLEIGKEIVKKCRGLPLAAKTLGGSLRSNFNKNDWIKIWKCHIWDSLDAKTNIFPALRLSYHYIPSHLKRCFAYCSIFPKDYEFEKEELILLWMAEGLLQQPKEGRQIELEEIGEEYFNDLVSRSFFQQSSMSKSCFLMHDLINDLAKSICGKSCFRLGESNESNEITKETRHLSYYKDSSYDSKKFEIPSEAKDAKGLRTLLVKSHTPIWYLKDKNLVMIDLNLFQNFKCLRVLSLYGACIKELPITVDNLIHLRYLNTCNTGIKDLPDSLCNLYHLQTLILSKYITKLPTNMSKLINLRYLDNSEAKMEEMPPHMDKLKNLKKLLVFGVGKHDDGSSIKELGELQHLSGKLSLLNLENVQCINKDTTEVILKNKQDLSELKLEWKRGHGAEDSEKERILLEQLCPHTNLNSLTITNYESTSFPKWLGDSSFSKMVSIKLRNCDNCFSLPPLGQLPDLKSLQIECFGKLSSVGPEFYGNTINPFRVLECLSFQNMPEWQVWVIFEGEIFSRLRELSINDCPKLSGGLPVQLPSLTLLDISRCEQLVASLPNSPALHKLVCVGKIQIPSGHDYQSLKSVVITSGSDSILSLPPEFASLSSLTHLELCMCRDLVSFPSGGLCSPNLSEIVIQHCRNLKSLPEGMNTLLPSLVRLELQSCPELESFPEGGLPSSLESLTIWRCEKLISRRMELGLQGLHSLRSFAIYDHYNELESFPEEALLPPNLTDFTIDYSPNLKSLNGKGFQPLTSLKNLRICDCKNLDCLLEDVLPTSLCELDISGCPLLEERYGNEKGEGRVKIAHIPRIYIT, encoded by the coding sequence atgGCCGGGGCTTTGGTGGGTGGAGCATTTCTCTCTGCATTCCTTCAGGTGGCGTTTGAGAGACTGGCTTCTCGTGATTTTCGAGACTTTCTCAAGGGAAGGAAAGACATTGATGGATTGCTAAAAAAGTTGAAGATGTTGCTGAGGTCTGCTAATGTGGTGCTCGTTGATGCGGAGGACAACCAATATACAAACCCTGATGTGAAAGAGTGGCTGGCCGATCTTCAAGATGCTGTTTATGACGCGGATGACCTTCTAGATGAGATTGCCTTGCGGTGCAAGTTACAAGCTGAGTCTCAAACTGGCACTAGTGAGGTACGGAACTTCATCACTGCTTTTGTTGATTCATTTGACAAAGAAATACCATTTAAGCTAGAAAAGATTCTGGCAGACTTAGATAGTATAATAGATCAAATGGGTATTCTTAGTCTGAAAAAGGATATCGTTGGAGTAAAATTATCATCACCGCCCTCACAAACAAAAACTTCTTGCCCCGAAACATGTGATATGATTGGTAGAGATATGGATAAAGAAGAGATATTTAAGTTGTGGCAATTAGATGTTGCAAGTAAGATATGTGTTGTGCCCATAGTGGGTATGGGTGGGATCGGTAAATCAACACTTGCTCAGTTTGTATTCAATGacgaaaaagttaaaaagagttTTGACCTCAAAGCATGGGTTTATGtttcagaaaattttgataatctTGAGATATTAAAAGCTATTTATGAGGGGATCAATGGTGCTGCTAGTAACGTTCAGTACCTGCAATCGTTggaaattgaaattcaaaagaCTTTAAAAGGGAagaaattttttcttgttttagatGATGTTTGGAATGAAAATTATGGTGTTTGGGACAATTTCATTAAAGTTTTTAAATGTGAGGCACAAGAGGTTAAGATCATTGTTACTACACGAAGTGAAAAAGTTGCAAGAGTAGTCACGGATTCAACTCATTATTTTCTAAATGAACTCTCAAATGAGGATtgtatgaaaatatttgttcatTCTGCATTTGGAAATAGAAATCCCAATGAATTTACACACTTGTTGGAAATTGGTAAAGAGATTGTTAAAAAGTGTAGAGGCTTGCCGTTGGCTGCAAAAACACTTGGGGGTTCATTgcgttcaaattttaataaaaatgattgGATTAAGATTTGGAAGTGTCATATTTGGGATTCACTAGATGCAAAAACTAATATCTTTCCAGCATTAAGACTGAGCTATCATTACATTCCTTCACATTTGAAGCGATGCTTTGCTTATTGCTCAATTTTCccaaaagattatgaatttgaAAAGGAGGAGTTGATCCTTTTGTGGATGGCAGAAGGTTTATTGCAGCAACCCAAAGAAGGTAGGCAAATAGAATTAGAAGAAATAGGTGAAGAATACTTTAATGATTTAGTATCAAGGTCATTTTTTCAACAATCAAGTATGTCTAAATCATGTTTCTTAATGCATGATCTTATCAATGACTTAGCAAAATCTATATGTGGGAAATCTTGTTTCAGATTGGGGGAGAGTAATGAGTCCAATGAAATAACAAAAGAGACACGTCATTTGTCATATTACAAAGATAGCTCTTATGACTCTAAGAAATTTGAGATCCCTTCAGAAGCTAAGGATGCTAAGGGTTTGCGAACCTTATTGGTAAAAAGCCACACACCAATTTGGTATCTTAAAGATAAAAACTTAGTGATGATAGATCTTAATTTGTTTCAGAATTTTAAGTGCTTACGAGTGTTATCATTGTATGGTGCATGCATAAAGGAGTTACCAATTACTGTTGATAACTTGATACATCTACGTTATTTAAACACTTGTAACACTGGGATCAAAGACTTGCCCGATTCATTATGTAACTTGTATCATTTGCAAACCTTGATATTGTCAAAGTACATCACCAAGTTGCCTACCAACATGAGTAAACTAATCAACTTGCGCTACCTAGATAATAGTGAAGCCAAAATGGAAGAGATGCCACCACACATGgataaattgaaaaatctcaaaaaattacTTGTTTTTGGTGTGGGCAAACATGATGATGGGTCCAGTATTAAAGAGTTGGGGGAGCTACAGCATCTTTCTGGAAAATTGTCTCTGTTGAACTTGGAAAACGTTCAATGCATTAATAAAGATACTACGGAGGTTATATTAAAGAATAAGCAAGATTTATCTGAGTTGAAGTTGGAATGGAAACGTGGTCATGGCGCTGAAGATTCAGAAAAGGAAAGAATTTTACTTGAGCAGTTGTGTCCTCATACAAACTTGAATTCTCTCACCATCACTAATTATGAGAGTACAAGCTTTCCAAAATGGTTAGGAGACTCGTCATTCTCTAAAATGGTGTCCATAAAGCTTCGTAATTGTGATAATTGCTTCTCCTTGCCTCCGCTTGGACAGCTACCTGACCTCAAGAGCCTTCAAATTGAATGTTTTGGAAAACTATCAAGTGTGGGCCCTGAGTTCTACGGGAATACGATTAACCCGTTCAGAGTCCTTGAGTGTTTATCATTTCAAAATATGCCAGAGTGGCAGGTGTGGGTCATATTTGAAGGTGAAATTTTCTCTCGTCTTCGAGAACTTTCTATTAATGATTGTCCCAAGCTAAGTGGGGGTCTGCCCGTTCAACTTCCCTCTTTGACCCTACTTGATATTAGTCGGTGTGAGCAGCTTGTTGCTTCGCTTCCTAACTCTCCTGCTCTCCATAAATTAGTATGCGTGGGGAAAATACAGATTCCAAGTGGTCATGACTATCAATCACTTAAAAGTGTTGTCATAACGAGTGGCAGTGATTCAATTTTGTCATTGCCACCAGAATTTGCTTCCCTGAGTTCCCTCACTCATTTGGAACTCTGTATGTGCCGTGATTTAGTTTCCTTTCCCAGCGGAGGACTGTGCTCTCCAAATTTGTCTGAGATTGTAATCCAACATTGCAGAAACTTAAAGTCACTGCCTGAAGGGATGAACACCCTCCTCCCATCTCTCGTGCGTTTGGAACTGCAATCGTGTCCAGAACTGGAATCGTTTCCCGAGGGAGGTTTGCCCTCCAGCTTAGAAAGTCTTACCATATGGCGGTGCGAGAAACTCATTTCCCGTCGCATGGAATTGGGATTGCAAGGTCTTCACTCTCTCAGAAGTTTCGCAATTTATGATCATTACAACGAATTGGAGTCCTTTCCAGAGGAGGCGTTGCTGCCTCCTAATCTTACCGATTTCACCATCGATTATTCACCAAATCTAAAATCGCTCAATGGTAAGGGGTTTCAACCCCTTACCTCTCTTAAAAACTTGAGGATTTGTGACTGCAAGAATCTCGACTGCTTACTAGAAGACGTTTTGCCTACCTCTCTTTGTGAGCTAGATATTTCTGGTTGCCCTTTGTTGGAAGAACGGTATGGAAACGAGAAAGGGGAGGGCCGAGTCAAGATCGCCCACATCCCCAGAATATACATAACTTGA